One Nostoc sp. UHCC 0302 DNA window includes the following coding sequences:
- a CDS encoding SH3 domain-containing protein has translation MTINQKRTASKLVIGLVFSCLSVIVNTGIANEIVSAKSIKQQKCDILAYVTETDSQGLNVRSGASTKHRILGQVPINETVQVIAAARDWVKITNASGGFKGTGWVVIQKLGTSTRGYATNSVELYASSNQQSRKVGQIPANTSVKLLGCKGDWAQIEYQGVKGWLAREDQCGAALTTCS, from the coding sequence ATGACAATAAATCAAAAAAGAACAGCATCTAAACTAGTAATAGGATTAGTATTTAGTTGTCTGAGTGTAATAGTTAATACTGGAATTGCTAATGAAATTGTTTCAGCAAAATCAATTAAACAACAAAAATGCGATATTCTTGCCTATGTCACTGAAACAGATTCGCAAGGTTTAAATGTGCGGAGTGGTGCAAGTACCAAACACAGAATTCTAGGGCAAGTACCTATTAACGAAACAGTTCAGGTTATCGCTGCTGCTAGAGATTGGGTGAAAATTACTAACGCTAGTGGCGGGTTTAAAGGAACTGGATGGGTAGTTATACAAAAACTAGGGACATCGACACGGGGCTATGCAACTAATAGCGTGGAGCTTTATGCTAGTAGCAATCAGCAAAGTCGAAAAGTGGGACAAATACCTGCTAATACAAGTGTCAAATTATTAGGCTGTAAGGGAGATTGGGCGCAGATAGAATATCAAGGAGTTAAAGGTTGGTTGGCAAGAGAAGATCAATGCGGTGCTGCCCTTACCACTTGTTCTTAA
- a CDS encoding TauD/TfdA family dioxygenase, which yields MNIKKQPISNSLGQLIFNRNNSNILEIDKEEIISLFKYYGVLLFRGFETNTDIFKQFTSLFSTDFINYAGGAFNRRVINGDETLLSVNDFKSEIKLHGEMYYQQNIPLMLWFFCANPALEDGETTVCDGREFFDKLSSSTKDLFSQKKLKFAVRISKDDWHKKYKTDDLEVLGEMCKNNNTHLKVHEDQSIQLEYIAPAIIPSRCGNYQVFINSLLPTMQLSPDVLTFDDDSKIPDDVVSELNEIAEIITTEISWQKGDILMVDNTRIMHGRRAFADDLRDIYIRLCSPAFPF from the coding sequence ATGAATATCAAAAAACAACCAATATCAAATAGTTTAGGTCAGTTAATTTTTAATAGAAATAATAGTAATATTCTAGAAATAGACAAAGAAGAAATCATTAGTTTATTTAAATATTATGGAGTATTGCTTTTCAGAGGCTTTGAGACTAACACTGATATTTTTAAGCAATTTACTAGTTTATTTAGTACAGACTTTATAAATTATGCTGGTGGCGCTTTTAATAGAAGGGTAATTAATGGAGATGAGACTCTTCTGAGTGTAAATGATTTCAAGTCGGAGATTAAGTTACATGGAGAGATGTACTATCAGCAGAATATTCCGCTTATGCTGTGGTTTTTCTGTGCTAATCCTGCACTAGAAGATGGTGAAACAACGGTATGCGATGGCAGAGAATTTTTTGATAAACTTAGTAGTTCGACTAAGGATTTATTCAGTCAAAAGAAGTTAAAGTTTGCTGTGCGGATCTCTAAAGATGATTGGCATAAAAAATATAAAACAGATGATTTAGAAGTATTGGGTGAGATGTGTAAAAATAATAATACACATTTGAAAGTACATGAGGATCAATCGATTCAACTAGAATACATCGCTCCAGCAATTATTCCAAGCAGGTGTGGTAATTATCAGGTATTTATTAATAGTCTATTGCCAACTATGCAGCTAAGTCCAGATGTTCTTACGTTTGATGATGATTCAAAGATTCCAGATGACGTTGTTTCTGAACTTAATGAAATTGCTGAGATAATCACTACAGAAATTTCCTGGCAAAAAGGGGATATCTTAATGGTTGATAATACCAGAATCATGCATGGTAGAAGAGCTTTTGCTGATGATCTAAGAGATATTTATATCAGGCTATGTTCGCCAGCTTTTCCTTTCTGA